A stretch of the Actinoalloteichus fjordicus genome encodes the following:
- a CDS encoding TreTu family toxin: MATAVGLFAGLIGPAASELALREQQELLRSMVDPASIPSPEQAWGMAADLPTQEGERDDDDLWPRSALADHPQLEMPPTPEAEPNTAEPVAATAPEAAGFDPETSRELPDERAELERTFANADGTLTTEFSQEPVNFLDEQGSWQPVDPTLVEVEGGGWRNSADSVDIRIAPEASGTISEFTVADGGTVGLALEQADAVAGVADGDLVAYAEVRPGVDVEIESRPGGVTQRLILHSAEAAQDVVLPLRTSDLTASLVDGSAVLADEAGAEQALIAVPTTTDANRDDRSGDYRDPGTSEIELVEGEAGEQALRVVVDSEWLADPAREFPVIVTASVETLADHDGAGSTDSVSVMRDGSGSTWKEANDEIKVGTVGSGVDRIQSAGYLKFGGVETRLRNHRILGARLNLHNFHSYSCQPRRVTVHGVTAPWSSGDSLGYPGPAHGSSLGSANFAYGHIVSGSTTSNCPNSWAGISLGSGGTDLIQGWVSGSRPNHGLTVRASESDVFGWKRFTSHRTANPPRLSITHSPYDADYRFVEAVPEPPVTRTQGGTIQLEVTNRGAQTWTPSTYALEYRLFRANGSIISTRPAARLTGDVPRGSSVTLEANINPLEPGDYWLDFTMRRTGSTFFTDHQVPPARLALRTFEIPPVLTAQYPHNGHLAPTLTPQLWAAAIDVDAPPDASLDFKFEICGDGACHDSGWQDSQTWTVPEGLLRWSQEYTWKAFAGDGATESEAVGDSTLITAVPQPEITAHLGNAPYSANVRDFDAQVGNYFSSAMDVSVRTAGPALNVLRTYNSLDPRRDLAFGSGWASTYDMRVVPDADGSGNVVVTYPDGQQVRFGRNPTGTFSAPQGRYASLSAVPEGGWALFDKSRTTYRFNDAGRLTSILDAHFRAMNLGYDSAGLLQTASSRPGGRSLHFTWADGHVTSVTTDAVDGEALRWTYAYDGDRLVEVCDPTDGCTRYDYTEGSHYRTTVLDSRPDSYWRLGEPGGAVATSQVGLHLGEDDGTHHGVELGVPGALSGTGETAARFDGTASRVALPAGAVRKSRDLAIELWFRTTDSGPLVGFQTREFGSSPGGSLPALYVGTDGRLYGQWWQGEAEPIGTTETVNDGEWHHAVLSGSLATQTLYLDGAEVGSRDGEIDMFHTHGQLGVSYQVGDDDWPGWPGQSPWYFEGDIDEVALYQRPLGLPAVQAHYAAAATSAQLVELTLPSGRIAGQITYDDVNERVSEYTDRDGGTWRLGVPHYGGSTDNPIRSTDLADPAGRQHHYDFDPLHGRALRYVSPVGLTVREEDLPPDAEPVDPPDCDLTEEGFCSIPVRPGDDWGNAQPVQGQGVRTLTYDESGFQQTITDELGQQVTFTNDERGNRLSTRTCRTSNADCHTTRYSYFLNPGQMMDPRNDRLIAVRDGRSSGADDDRFRTTYTYDNDGELITEVAPDGGTTRHTYSEGGEAAIGGGNVPAGMLLASTDANGAVTSRAYYSSGDLAEVTLPSGLRTRYTYDALGRTVVETEFSDSFPDGVTTTTAYDALSRPVETIAPATTNAVHDTGHLLHTTTAYDADGNTVRVATQDGPEGDPRVSTVDFNEQGRAERVTDPEGGETSYGYDHFGNNTWTVDAAGNRFEYAYTPTNQIAEVRLRGWNGDPEDVEEQPQDYLVLEANTYDRSGRRAYHSDAMGRLTHFEYFYDGLLRRVTHLDVADPDGGERDIVAQENTYDAAGNLIGQVDAEGLDTEITVDAVGRITRTDTAGPRRSSAFTHDPVGNVTSVTHAGVNSNVPGLGAASPHVTEFEYDEAGRPVTETVVNDGERLTTRRAFDQRGLLITETDPRGAVQDADPAAFTTDLAYDEVGRLVSVTAPPVPVEKPGAPAETIRPTAVTGYNAFGEVVAQRDPNGEITEFDYDDLGREIRLSSPSYLPPGSDEPIRLSTETSYDALSNVLSVTDGAGNSTRFVYDQLSRLTEVHDPPRVDGAEPGVWQYTYTRVGELLSATDPTGARVEATYDDLGRQITHTALERHPTTGAFTTDLRYDDVGNLLSTTDPSGDTTTYEYDVLYQPIRTIDAAGVRTETGYDALGRPLRAVDGAGRVTLARYDQAGRILTETSRDPESNARLRETSFTHDAAGNQTGVTDPVGATSTFVYDALGRVVEQTEPVAEGESITTSLGYDAAGNPTRFTDGRGHATYTGYNSLGLVESVIEPATEAHPAAADRTWTTAYDVVGDPVRMVSPGGVTRDRVFDALGNLVRENGSGAEAPTGERVLDYDALGRVTAAGTPAGLNTYGYDDRGNLVTAGGPGGVAQFGYDASGRPVSRIDDAGQATFSYDDGRLASVADGLTGVGQELGYDEAGQLSSIDYGDGRVRALIYDEFGRQTGDVLTDAGGAEITAIEYGFDLADRLTSKTTSGTAGAGENTYGYDLAGRLTSWASPAGETTEYDWDGAGNRIAVGDKTAAYDERNRLLSDGDYTYEHTARGTVAGRDSSGLVEEFSFDAFDRLIARGGTTYDYDALDRVVARNGVGGFSYAGLSIEPVSDGASVFGRGPDDELLAWSDADAVALAVSDRHGDVIGGLPVTGAALTGSRAYDPFGQVVDTAGSTGIIGFQGDWTDPDTGMTNMGARWYDPASAAFLSRDDIDLPSSPSILTNRYTYGAGAPTNFVDPDGHLPWAVWLAIEAAKQAAKYCARNPRKCADAGNSIVDGISNAWDSMTNRKVPGSASAAPPSTNGWYDQANNNCFPTCAASGNNGGGWGHWFTSFWAGMNWSSGSGGGSGFWYLSGPGSGSGGGTWTYYVPPPPDPAIEARRLNRENAIENPVALPDGWDDPWYGDGPEPSVSTSPSLPAWAVGDLSDRVEDVAASYEQLQRDLLDSSGPVITNISVHDQAPSEVSYTDPTNLTDAGSCDTSNSFAAGTEVLMADGSTKPIEDVGVGDEVLATDPTTGETSVQLVTATIVGDGVKQLVDVTIVTEDGSTDTITATAEHPFWVADLDAWVNAEDLEPGHRFETADHRDASVSVVDAYDAPRQVHNLTVGRLHTYYLLAGQTPVLVHNSGGHSPDDGMVTVGRWMSGAEHQAMMETGMVQRGGGGFTYVVYPASRDAYISARPGSVYAEFDVPQSSLIPGGRPGDFKMSDSDTIFARLAQKKGNPVPQLPEAKNIKLGGWGCS; this comes from the coding sequence ATGGCGACGGCGGTCGGACTGTTCGCCGGGCTGATCGGCCCTGCCGCGTCGGAGCTGGCGCTCCGCGAGCAGCAGGAGCTGCTGCGGTCGATGGTGGACCCGGCGTCCATCCCGTCTCCGGAGCAGGCCTGGGGCATGGCGGCGGACCTGCCGACTCAGGAGGGCGAGCGGGACGACGACGACCTCTGGCCTCGATCGGCGTTGGCCGACCATCCGCAGCTCGAGATGCCTCCGACTCCCGAAGCCGAGCCCAACACCGCGGAACCGGTGGCGGCCACCGCGCCCGAGGCCGCCGGTTTCGATCCGGAGACGAGCCGGGAGCTCCCCGACGAACGGGCCGAGCTGGAGCGCACCTTCGCCAACGCCGACGGGACCTTGACCACCGAGTTCAGCCAGGAGCCGGTGAACTTCCTCGACGAGCAGGGCTCATGGCAGCCCGTCGATCCGACGTTGGTGGAGGTCGAGGGCGGCGGCTGGCGCAACTCCGCCGACTCGGTCGACATCCGGATCGCTCCGGAGGCGTCGGGAACGATCTCGGAGTTCACCGTCGCGGACGGCGGCACGGTCGGGCTGGCGCTCGAGCAGGCCGACGCGGTCGCAGGCGTGGCCGACGGCGATCTGGTCGCCTATGCCGAGGTCCGGCCGGGTGTCGACGTCGAGATCGAGTCCCGGCCCGGCGGGGTGACTCAACGGCTGATCCTCCACAGTGCCGAGGCGGCACAGGACGTGGTGCTGCCCCTGCGCACCTCGGACCTGACGGCCTCGCTCGTCGACGGATCGGCCGTGCTCGCCGATGAGGCTGGTGCTGAGCAGGCGCTCATCGCCGTGCCGACCACCACGGATGCGAACCGGGACGACCGCTCCGGCGACTATCGGGACCCCGGCACCTCGGAGATCGAACTCGTCGAGGGCGAGGCGGGGGAGCAGGCTCTTCGGGTCGTCGTCGACTCTGAGTGGCTGGCTGATCCGGCCCGCGAGTTCCCCGTGATCGTGACCGCGTCCGTCGAGACGCTGGCCGACCACGACGGAGCGGGCAGCACCGACAGTGTGTCGGTGATGCGCGACGGCAGCGGGTCCACCTGGAAAGAGGCGAACGACGAGATCAAGGTCGGCACGGTCGGCTCTGGCGTGGACCGAATCCAGAGCGCCGGATACCTCAAGTTCGGTGGCGTGGAGACACGGCTGCGGAATCACCGCATCCTGGGCGCCCGGCTCAACCTGCACAACTTCCACTCGTACTCCTGCCAGCCTCGACGGGTGACGGTGCACGGCGTGACGGCACCGTGGTCCTCGGGAGACTCCCTCGGCTATCCCGGCCCGGCGCACGGCTCGTCGTTGGGCAGCGCGAACTTCGCCTACGGCCATATCGTCAGCGGGTCGACCACCTCCAACTGCCCGAACAGCTGGGCGGGAATCAGTCTCGGCTCCGGCGGGACGGACCTGATCCAGGGCTGGGTGTCGGGTTCTCGACCGAATCACGGTCTGACGGTGCGGGCCTCCGAGTCCGATGTGTTCGGCTGGAAGCGCTTCACCTCGCATCGCACCGCGAACCCGCCTCGGCTGTCGATCACCCACAGCCCGTACGACGCCGACTATCGCTTCGTCGAGGCCGTTCCCGAGCCGCCGGTGACGCGGACCCAGGGCGGGACGATCCAGCTCGAGGTCACCAACCGAGGCGCCCAGACCTGGACCCCGTCGACCTATGCACTCGAATACCGGCTCTTCCGGGCCAACGGCTCGATCATCAGCACCCGGCCCGCCGCCAGGTTGACGGGCGACGTGCCGCGCGGATCGTCGGTGACGCTGGAGGCGAACATCAATCCCCTAGAACCGGGGGATTACTGGCTCGACTTCACGATGCGCCGGACCGGCAGTACCTTCTTCACCGATCACCAGGTGCCCCCGGCCCGGCTGGCGCTGCGCACCTTCGAGATCCCCCCGGTGTTGACCGCGCAGTATCCGCACAACGGCCATCTCGCGCCGACGCTGACGCCGCAGCTGTGGGCGGCGGCGATCGACGTTGACGCGCCCCCGGACGCGTCGCTGGACTTCAAGTTCGAGATCTGCGGAGACGGCGCGTGCCACGACTCGGGCTGGCAGGACAGCCAGACCTGGACGGTGCCCGAGGGACTGCTGCGCTGGTCGCAGGAGTACACCTGGAAGGCCTTCGCAGGCGACGGCGCGACGGAGAGCGAGGCCGTCGGGGACAGCACGCTGATCACGGCCGTGCCGCAGCCGGAGATCACCGCGCACCTGGGCAACGCCCCGTACAGCGCGAACGTCCGCGACTTCGACGCGCAGGTCGGCAACTACTTCTCCTCCGCGATGGACGTGTCGGTCCGCACCGCCGGGCCTGCGCTCAATGTGCTGCGGACGTACAACAGTCTCGATCCGCGTCGGGACCTGGCCTTCGGTTCCGGCTGGGCGAGCACCTATGACATGCGGGTGGTGCCCGACGCGGACGGCTCGGGCAACGTCGTCGTCACCTACCCCGACGGCCAGCAGGTGCGGTTCGGTCGGAACCCGACCGGGACCTTCTCCGCGCCACAGGGCAGATACGCCAGCCTCAGCGCCGTGCCGGAGGGCGGCTGGGCGCTGTTCGACAAGTCTCGGACCACCTATCGGTTCAACGACGCCGGTCGGCTGACCAGCATCCTCGACGCGCACTTCCGCGCAATGAACCTCGGTTACGACTCGGCCGGTCTACTCCAGACGGCATCGAGCAGGCCGGGCGGCCGCTCCCTGCACTTCACCTGGGCAGACGGGCATGTGACCTCGGTGACGACCGACGCGGTCGACGGCGAGGCACTCCGATGGACCTACGCCTACGACGGTGACCGGCTGGTCGAGGTCTGCGATCCCACCGACGGCTGCACCCGCTACGACTACACCGAAGGCTCCCACTACCGGACCACCGTGCTGGACTCCAGACCAGACTCGTACTGGCGGCTGGGCGAACCGGGCGGAGCGGTGGCGACGAGCCAGGTCGGCCTGCACCTCGGGGAGGACGACGGAACGCACCACGGCGTCGAACTCGGGGTGCCAGGAGCGTTGAGCGGCACCGGCGAGACGGCCGCGCGCTTCGACGGCACCGCCTCCCGGGTGGCGCTCCCGGCGGGCGCGGTGAGGAAGAGTCGAGACCTCGCGATCGAACTGTGGTTCCGGACCACCGACAGCGGACCGCTGGTCGGCTTCCAGACCAGGGAGTTCGGCAGCTCCCCCGGTGGATCGCTGCCTGCGCTGTACGTCGGCACCGACGGGCGCCTGTACGGGCAGTGGTGGCAGGGCGAGGCCGAGCCCATCGGCACCACCGAGACGGTGAACGACGGCGAATGGCATCACGCGGTGCTCTCCGGTTCGCTGGCGACGCAGACCCTCTACCTGGACGGGGCGGAGGTCGGCAGCCGCGACGGCGAGATCGACATGTTCCACACCCACGGCCAGCTCGGCGTCTCCTACCAGGTCGGCGACGACGACTGGCCCGGCTGGCCCGGGCAGTCACCGTGGTATTTCGAGGGCGACATCGACGAGGTCGCCCTCTACCAGCGCCCGCTCGGCCTGCCCGCCGTCCAGGCGCACTACGCCGCCGCAGCCACCTCGGCCCAGCTCGTCGAACTGACGCTGCCGAGCGGCCGGATCGCCGGACAGATCACCTATGACGACGTCAACGAGCGGGTCTCCGAGTACACCGATCGGGACGGCGGGACCTGGCGTCTCGGGGTGCCCCACTACGGCGGCAGCACTGACAATCCGATCCGCAGCACCGACCTGGCCGATCCCGCCGGTCGTCAGCACCACTACGACTTCGACCCGCTCCACGGCCGAGCACTGCGCTACGTCTCGCCGGTCGGCCTGACCGTCCGCGAGGAGGACCTGCCGCCGGACGCGGAACCGGTGGACCCGCCGGACTGCGACCTCACCGAGGAGGGGTTCTGCAGCATCCCGGTGCGTCCGGGAGACGACTGGGGCAACGCCCAGCCCGTCCAGGGCCAGGGCGTGCGCACGCTGACCTACGACGAGTCCGGTTTCCAACAGACCATCACCGACGAACTCGGCCAGCAGGTCACCTTCACCAACGACGAACGAGGAAACCGGCTGTCCACCCGCACCTGTCGGACCTCCAACGCGGACTGCCACACGACGCGGTACAGCTACTTCCTCAATCCGGGGCAGATGATGGACCCGCGCAACGACCGGCTCATCGCCGTTCGTGACGGGCGATCCAGCGGCGCGGACGACGACCGCTTCCGCACCACCTACACCTACGACAACGACGGCGAGCTGATCACCGAGGTCGCCCCGGACGGCGGAACCACCCGCCACACCTACAGCGAAGGCGGCGAGGCCGCGATCGGCGGCGGCAACGTCCCGGCCGGAATGCTGCTCGCCAGCACCGATGCGAACGGAGCGGTCACCAGCCGGGCGTACTACTCCTCGGGCGACCTGGCCGAGGTCACGCTGCCGAGCGGTCTGCGCACCCGCTATACCTACGACGCCCTGGGCCGGACGGTCGTGGAGACGGAGTTCTCCGACTCGTTCCCCGACGGGGTCACCACCACGACGGCCTACGACGCGCTGTCGCGCCCGGTGGAGACGATCGCGCCTGCGACCACGAATGCGGTGCACGACACCGGTCACCTGCTGCACACCACCACGGCCTACGACGCCGACGGCAACACGGTTCGCGTCGCGACCCAGGACGGCCCCGAGGGCGATCCGCGCGTCAGCACGGTCGACTTCAACGAGCAGGGCCGCGCGGAGCGGGTCACCGACCCCGAGGGCGGCGAGACCAGCTATGGGTACGACCACTTCGGCAACAACACCTGGACCGTCGACGCCGCAGGCAACCGCTTCGAATACGCCTACACGCCGACGAACCAGATCGCCGAGGTGCGCCTGCGCGGATGGAACGGCGACCCCGAGGACGTCGAGGAGCAGCCCCAGGACTACCTGGTCCTGGAGGCGAACACCTACGACCGGAGCGGCCGCCGTGCCTACCACAGCGATGCCATGGGCAGGCTCACCCACTTCGAGTACTTCTACGACGGTCTCCTACGCCGCGTCACGCACCTGGACGTCGCCGACCCCGACGGCGGCGAGCGGGACATCGTCGCCCAGGAGAACACCTATGACGCGGCCGGAAACCTGATCGGGCAGGTCGACGCCGAAGGCCTCGACACCGAGATCACCGTGGACGCGGTCGGCCGGATCACCCGGACCGATACCGCAGGCCCCCGCCGTTCCTCGGCCTTCACCCATGACCCCGTCGGCAACGTCACCTCCGTGACCCACGCAGGCGTCAACTCCAACGTTCCCGGCCTCGGGGCGGCCTCGCCGCACGTCACCGAGTTCGAGTACGACGAGGCGGGCAGGCCGGTCACCGAGACCGTCGTCAACGACGGCGAACGGCTGACCACTCGGCGGGCGTTCGACCAACGCGGTCTCCTCATCACCGAGACGGACCCGCGTGGCGCGGTCCAGGACGCCGATCCGGCCGCATTCACCACCGATCTCGCCTACGACGAGGTGGGCAGGCTGGTGTCGGTGACGGCGCCGCCGGTCCCGGTCGAGAAGCCGGGGGCGCCCGCAGAGACGATCAGGCCGACGGCGGTCACCGGGTACAACGCCTTCGGCGAGGTCGTCGCCCAGCGCGATCCCAACGGGGAGATCACCGAGTTCGACTATGACGATCTAGGCCGGGAGATCCGGCTTTCGTCGCCGTCCTACCTTCCGCCGGGTTCCGACGAGCCGATCCGGTTGTCGACCGAGACCAGCTACGACGCGCTGTCCAACGTGCTGTCCGTGACGGACGGGGCGGGGAACTCGACCAGGTTCGTCTACGACCAGCTGTCCCGACTGACCGAGGTGCACGACCCGCCCCGCGTCGACGGCGCGGAGCCGGGGGTGTGGCAGTACACCTACACCCGCGTCGGCGAGCTCCTCTCGGCCACCGACCCGACCGGGGCGAGGGTCGAGGCGACCTACGACGATCTCGGCAGGCAGATCACGCACACCGCCTTGGAACGGCATCCGACCACCGGGGCCTTCACCACCGACCTTCGCTACGACGACGTCGGCAACCTGCTCAGCACCACCGATCCGAGCGGCGACACCACGACTTACGAGTACGACGTCCTGTATCAGCCGATCCGCACGATCGACGCGGCAGGCGTGCGCACCGAGACCGGGTACGACGCACTCGGACGGCCGCTGCGGGCCGTGGACGGAGCAGGCCGGGTCACCCTGGCCCGCTACGACCAGGCGGGGCGGATCCTGACCGAGACGAGCCGGGACCCGGAGAGCAACGCGCGGCTGCGCGAGACCTCCTTCACCCATGACGCGGCGGGCAACCAGACCGGTGTGACCGATCCGGTGGGGGCGACGAGCACGTTTGTCTACGACGCGTTGGGTCGGGTGGTCGAGCAGACCGAGCCGGTCGCCGAGGGCGAGTCGATCACGACGTCGTTGGGTTATGACGCGGCGGGGAATCCGACGCGGTTCACCGACGGCCGGGGTCATGCCACCTACACCGGTTACAACAGTCTCGGGCTGGTGGAGTCGGTGATCGAGCCTGCCACCGAGGCTCATCCGGCGGCGGCGGATCGCACCTGGACCACGGCGTACGACGTCGTGGGTGATCCGGTGCGGATGGTCTCGCCGGGTGGGGTGACTCGTGATCGGGTGTTCGACGCCCTGGGCAACCTGGTGCGGGAGAACGGCTCTGGAGCGGAAGCGCCGACCGGTGAGCGAGTCCTGGACTACGACGCGCTGGGGCGCGTGACCGCAGCGGGAACGCCTGCGGGGTTGAACACCTACGGCTACGACGACCGAGGGAACCTGGTCACGGCGGGCGGGCCGGGCGGGGTGGCGCAGTTCGGCTACGACGCCTCGGGCAGGCCGGTGTCTCGGATCGACGATGCCGGGCAGGCGACGTTCTCCTACGACGACGGCAGGCTGGCATCGGTGGCCGACGGGCTCACCGGCGTGGGGCAGGAACTGGGTTATGACGAGGCCGGGCAGCTGTCGAGCATCGACTACGGCGACGGCCGGGTTCGTGCGCTGATCTATGACGAGTTCGGCAGGCAGACCGGGGACGTCCTCACCGACGCGGGCGGGGCGGAGATCACCGCGATCGAGTACGGCTTCGATCTGGCCGACCGGCTGACGTCGAAGACGACCTCGGGGACCGCAGGGGCGGGGGAGAACACCTACGGCTACGACCTGGCAGGGCGGTTGACGTCGTGGGCTTCGCCTGCGGGCGAGACGACCGAGTACGACTGGGATGGCGCTGGGAACCGGATCGCGGTCGGGGACAAGACGGCCGCTTATGACGAGCGCAACCGCCTGCTCTCCGACGGCGACTACACCTATGAGCACACCGCCCGAGGCACCGTGGCCGGTCGGGACAGCTCCGGGTTGGTGGAGGAGTTCTCCTTCGACGCCTTCGACCGGCTGATCGCCCGAGGCGGCACGACGTACGACTACGACGCGCTGGACCGGGTGGTCGCCCGCAACGGCGTGGGCGGGTTCTCCTATGCCGGGCTCAGCATCGAGCCGGTGTCCGACGGCGCTTCGGTCTTCGGCCGGGGCCCAGACGACGAGTTGTTGGCCTGGTCTGATGCGGACGCGGTGGCGTTGGCGGTCTCGGACCGGCACGGGGACGTGATCGGCGGACTGCCGGTCACCGGCGCTGCCCTGACCGGCTCCCGCGCCTACGACCCCTTCGGTCAGGTCGTCGACACGGCCGGATCGACCGGGATCATCGGGTTCCAGGGCGACTGGACCGACCCTGACACCGGCATGACCAACATGGGCGCCCGCTGGTACGACCCCGCGAGTGCCGCGTTCCTGTCTCGGGACGACATCGACCTCCCGAGCAGCCCGTCGATCCTGACGAACCGGTACACCTACGGGGCGGGGGCGCCGACGAACTTCGTTGACCCGGATGGGCACCTACCTTGGGCTGTGTGGCTTGCCATCGAAGCCGCGAAACAAGCGGCGAAGTACTGCGCGAGGAATCCCAGGAAGTGTGCCGACGCAGGAAATTCGATTGTGGACGGGATCAGTAACGCCTGGGATTCAATGACGAACCGGAAGGTTCCCGGTTCGGCCAGCGCGGCTCCGCCTTCAACCAACGGGTGGTATGACCAGGCGAACAACAACTGCTTCCCGACGTGTGCAGCGTCTGGCAACAATGGTGGCGGGTGGGGACACTGGTTCACGAGTTTCTGGGCTGGGATGAACTGGAGTTCCGGCAGCGGCGGCGGATCTGGATTCTGGTACCTCTCCGGGCCTGGTTCCGGCTCCGGCGGTGGGACCTGGACCTACTATGTACCGCCGCCCCCGGACCCGGCAATCGAGGCACGCCGACTGAACCGCGAGAACGCAATCGAGAACCCGGTGGCGTTGCCGGACGGCTGGGACGACCCGTGGTACGGCGACGGTCCTGAACCGTCGGTGTCGACGTCGCCGTCGTTACCTGCGTGGGCGGTCGGGGATCTGTCGGACCGAGTGGAGGACGTGGCTGCGTCCTACGAGCAGTTGCAGCGTGATCTTCTCGATTCCTCGGGGCCGGTGATCACGAACATCTCCGTGCACGATCAGGCTCCGTCGGAGGTCTCCTACACCGATCCGACGAACCTCACCGATGCCGGCTCCTGCGATACGTCGAACAGCTTCGCTGCGGGCACCGAGGTGCTCATGGCGGACGGGTCGACGAAGCCGATCGAGGACGTCGGGGTCGGTGACGAGGTCCTGGCAACGGACCCGACCACGGGCGAGACCAGCGTTCAGCTGGTGACGGCAACGATCGTCGGCGACGGCGTCAAGCAGCTGGTCGACGTCACCATCGTCACCGAAGACGGCAGCACGGACACGATCACCGCGACGGCCGAGCACCCGTTCTGGGTCGCGGACCTGGACGCCTGGGTCAACGCCGAGGACCTGGAGCCGGGCCACCGCTTCGAGACGGCGGATCACCGGGATGCCTCGGTCTCTGTCGTCGATGCCTACGACGCGCCACGGCAGGTACACAACCTCACCGTCGGTCGACTGCACACGTACTATCTACTCGCTGGGCAGACACCAGTCCTCGTTCACAACAGCGGTGGCCACTCCCCAGACGACGGGATGGTGACTGTTGGACGTTGGATGTCTGGGGCAGAGCATCAGGCGATGATGGAGACCGGAATGGTTCAACGTGGTGGGGGTGGTTTCACCTACGTTGTGTATCCGGCAAGTCGTGACGCATACATATCAGCACGTCCGGGATCCGTTTACGCAGAATTCGACGTGCCACAATCTTCACTTATTCCTGGCGGCAGGCCGGGGGACTTCAAGATGTCAGATTCTGATACCATATTTGCTCGTCTGGCGCAGAAGAAGGGGAACCCTGTTCCTCAACTCCCTGAGGCGAAGAACATCAAGCTGGGAGGATGGGGATGTTCCTAG
- a CDS encoding beta-1,3-glucanase family protein — protein sequence MSNHYSRVLHENAVDGRSYGFPFDDVAEFASYVQDHAPTGITVTLTPF from the coding sequence GTGTCCAATCACTACTCGCGGGTGCTGCACGAAAACGCCGTGGACGGCCGCTCCTACGGCTTCCCCTTCGACGACGTCGCGGAGTTCGCCTCCTATGTCCAGGACCACGCCCCGACCGGCATCACGGTGACACTGACGCCGTTCTGA
- a CDS encoding polymorphic toxin-type HINT domain-containing protein: MADGSTKPIEEVGVGDEVLATDPTTGETSPQLVTATIVGDGVKQLVDVTIVTEDGSTDTITATAEHPFWVADLNAWVNAEDLEPGHRFETADHRDAAVTAVDTYSAPRQVHNLTVDRLHTYYVLAGRSSALVHNSECGPELSIDEGQFGKKWGKHAQDYGLNPGDSSSRQWFRNKITEVRGSCDEVRQGDWNPFIGGGSDYFFYRRGSDLLVTKSSGQFVTMFPMSKPNRWFEQAEDYRGWSAND; encoded by the coding sequence ATGGCGGACGGGTCGACGAAGCCGATCGAGGAGGTCGGGGTCGGCGACGAGGTCCTGGCGACGGACCCGACCACAGGTGAAACCAGTCCTCAGCTGGTGACCGCGACGATCGTCGGTGACGGCGTCAAGCAGCTGGTCGACGTCACCATCGTCACCGAAGACGGCAGCACGGACACGATCACCGCGACGGCCGAGCACCCGTTCTGGGTCGCGGACCTGAACGCCTGGGTCAACGCCGAGGACCTGGAGCCGGGCCACCGCTTCGAGACGGCCGACCACCGGGATGCAGCGGTCACCGCCGTCGACACCTACAGCGCGCCACGGCAGGTGCATAACCTCACTGTCGACAGGCTGCACACGTACTATGTGCTGGCAGGAAGATCCTCGGCTCTTGTTCATAATTCGGAATGCGGACCTGAGCTTTCGATCGACGAGGGTCAGTTCGGTAAGAAGTGGGGAAAACATGCTCAGGACTACGGACTTAACCCCGGTGATAGTTCTTCGCGGCAGTGGTTCCGTAATAAGATCACGGAGGTTCGCGGGTCTTGCGATGAGGTGCGGCAAGGCGATTGGAATCCATTTATTGGTGGGGGAAGTGATTATTTCTTCTATCGTCGAGGAAGTGATCTTCTCGTGACAAAGAGCAGCGGGCAGTTTGTCACGATGTTTCCCATGAGTAAGCCAAATAGGTGGTTTGAGCAGGCCGAGGATTATCGGGGATGGTCGGCAAATGATTGA